In Thunnus thynnus chromosome 17, fThuThy2.1, whole genome shotgun sequence, the genomic window ATTCATCCTATTCATTGAGACTTCCCACTGACAAGATTACATCctagtgtgtgttttaacaggaTTTCATTATGAAACATGATAAAACATTATAGGAATAGGTTTATTGCTACCATACTGTGTTTGACTAATTTATATTACAGCACAGTCTGTTTCCTGACTGTGTGTCTTTCAACTTAACTAAGTGAATCATGAATTATGTTTTGCATTTATTGGACTACTGCTCAGCCTTGATACATGCATCAAAATTCAAACTGCATTGTGCACTTTTGTTTGATATAGTAGGACTGCGTAGACCACCTTTCATCACTAGTCTTAAACTGACAACATTGGTGAGACCACTTTGATACACTTGATATACTATTGTCACTGACAATATTTGCTGTAAACTAGGctttatttgctttaattttCAATACGTTAGCAAAATGCTTGTGACTCTCCCATTCAAATGTTGTGACCCTCTGCTTTTGAGGAACGTCCCTTTTCAGGATGTTGCTGGACAGACACTAAAGGGCTGTAAGGTCTGTAATAATATCAGATCAATCATcaactgaataaatgaaaactcaGAGGCAGTAACAGTGGCCATGTAATCAGATTTTAATAATTCTCTGATGTCAAGGCTTCACAGTTAAAATCACTTGCGTTTAAATTTGGCAAGGCAATGATCGGGAAGATGTAAGGATGTCAATAATCCAGTGCATtcacaacatacaaaaacattagAACCAGAAACTTTACTAGCATCAGTTAACACAATGTCTAACACCAGAGCAACAGTGATCTAGATGGTGACAGTTTTTCAGTGTGGCAGACCATTCAATTCAAAATGGGAGGGGGATGGGAGAGGGGATGGAGTTGGGGGGGATGGGTGAGGTGAAATGAGGTTGGGTGGAGGTTTTAGGCgacttcctcctctccctcctcctcaaaCTCGCCCTCCTCAGCAGTGGCGTCCTGGTATTGCTGGTACTCTGACACCAGGTCGTTCATGTTGCTCTCCGCCTCGGTGAACTCCATCTCATCCATGCCCTCACCGGTGTACCAGTGGAGGAAAGCCTTACGACGGAACATGGCGGTGAACTGCTCGGAAATACGCTTGAACAGCTCCTGGATGGCTGTGCTATTGCCGATGAAAGTGGCAGCCATTTTGAGGCCACGTGGTGGGATGTCACAGACGGCGGTCTTCACATTGTTAGGGATCCATTCGACAAAGTAGCTGCTGTTCTTATTCTGCACATTCAACATCTGCTCGTCCACCTCCTTCATGGACATGCGTCCCCTGAACACAGCAGCCACTGTGAGGTAGCGGCCGTGACGTGGGTCGCAGGCGGCCATCATGTTTTTGGCATCAAACATCTGCTGGGTGAGCTCGGGCACAGACAGAGCACGATACTGCTGGCTGCCCCTGCTGGTGAGGGGGGCAAAACCTGGCATGAAGAAGTGCAGACGTGGGAAGGGCACCATGTTGACAGCAAGTTTACGGAGATCAGCGTTGAGCTGGCCGGGGAAACGCAGACAGGTAGTCACCCCGCTCATGGTGGCGGACACCAAATGGTTGAGATCTCCGTAGGTGGGGGTGGTGAGTTTGAGTGTGCGGAAGCAGATATCATAGAGAGCTTCATTGTCAATGCAGTAGGTCTCATCTGTGTTCTCTACCAGCTGGTGGACAGAGAGGGTAGCGTTGTAGGGCTCCACAACTGTGTCAGACACCTTAGGAGAAGGCACCACGCTGAAGGTGTTCATGATGCGATCAGGGTATTCCTCGCGGATTTTGCTGATGAGCAGGGTGCCCATGCCGGAGCCAGTACCACCACCCAGGGAGTGAGTAAGCTGAAAGCCCTGCAGGCAATCGCAGCTCTCAGCCTCTTTCCTCACTACGTCCAGGACGGAGTCCACAAGCTCGGCTCCCTCAGTGTAGTGGCCCTTTGCCCAGTTGTTTCCAGCTCCACTCTGGCCTGTAGTCAAGAGTATCACAATTAATTGAGCAGATGTAGAAAACAAGCTAAAACCACAACTAAAATCACTCAATGTGCATCTTTACTTAATTCACATAAGGTTAGATTACCAAAAACAAAGTTGTCGGGTCTGAAGATCTGCCCGAAGGGACCGGACCTGACTGAATCCATTGTACCTGGCTCCAGGTCCACCAGGATGGCTCGGGGTACATACTTTCCACCTGAAATCAGGCAAAACAGATCAACAATGTTATTACATGTGGATTTTAGGAGCTTGTTAAATCATGATGAATTCAATGTAAAAACCTGGAAGAGCATGCAAATAATTTTGCATAGTAGTAGAGCTGGGTAGGTGGTTAAATTTGCTCTGTCATGTGTTGAAGCTTAATCTGTAGGCTACCTGTGGCCTCATTGTAGTAGACGCTGATCCTGTCTAGCTGCAGATCGCTGTCTCCGTGGTAGGTACCAGTGGGATCAATGCCATGCTCATCACTGATCACCTCCCAGAACTgaggaaaaaaggggggaggGTGGTAGGacaggagggagagacagatgaGTAATTCAGCTAAGTAATAAAAATAGCATGTAACCACTTTATAGGAAGCCTTTTAAACATACAAAGCTGCAAGGCTATTTAATTCTCTAATTGAAAGCAGGTCATAAGTGCAATCTATTAGTCTGAAATGCAGACTGTCTCAGGAGTAATCAACCAGATGGCAATAATCTGATAAATAACAGTGtcttacaaaaacacactgtactATTAAGGGTCAACGAGCCTAAAAATACGAAAGATATCATTATTTCCTGTGTTCaaacaaaaag contains:
- the tubb4bl gene encoding tubulin beta-4B chain; protein product: MREIVHLQAGQCGNQIGAKFWEVISDEHGIDPTGTYHGDSDLQLDRISVYYNEATGGKYVPRAILVDLEPGTMDSVRSGPFGQIFRPDNFVFGQSGAGNNWAKGHYTEGAELVDSVLDVVRKEAESCDCLQGFQLTHSLGGGTGSGMGTLLISKIREEYPDRIMNTFSVVPSPKVSDTVVEPYNATLSVHQLVENTDETYCIDNEALYDICFRTLKLTTPTYGDLNHLVSATMSGVTTCLRFPGQLNADLRKLAVNMVPFPRLHFFMPGFAPLTSRGSQQYRALSVPELTQQMFDAKNMMAACDPRHGRYLTVAAVFRGRMSMKEVDEQMLNVQNKNSSYFVEWIPNNVKTAVCDIPPRGLKMAATFIGNSTAIQELFKRISEQFTAMFRRKAFLHWYTGEGMDEMEFTEAESNMNDLVSEYQQYQDATAEEGEFEEEGEEEVA